The DNA window TTGCCCGTGAGACGGATGTTTACCTGGCGAATCCTGTGCTACCGGATGAGATCCTGCAAGGTGAGTTGGGCGGGGGGGTCCACCGCCTTTATACGGTGACCACCGCCTGTATACGGTGACCACCACCTGTATACGGTGACCACCGCCTGTATACGGTGACCACCGCCTGTATATGGTGACCACTGCCTGTATAGGATGACCACTGCCTGTATACGCTGACTACTGCCTGTATACTGTGACTACGGCCTGTATACGGTGACCGCCGCCTGTATACGGTGACCGCCGCCTGTATACGGTGACCGCCGCTTGTATGCAGTGACCACCGCCTGTATACGGTGACCGCCCCCTGTATGCGGTGACCGCCGCCTGTATACGGTGACCGCCGCCTGTATACGGTGACCGCCGCCTGTATACGGTGACCGCCGCCTGTATACGGTGACCACTGCCTGTATACGGTGACCACTGCCTGTATACGGTGACCGCCGCCTGTATACGGTGACCACTGCCTGTATACGGTGACCACTGCCTGTATACGGTGACTACTGCCTGTATACGGTGACCACTGCTTGTATACGGTGACATGCACAATGCTATCGTAGCCTCAAGTTCCTGTAAACTTATAGCCACAACGTGAGACCAGTATGGAATCCCGTAACCCCAAGGTCACCCTCATTTCTCTGGCAGAGGCCGTCCCCGGCTGTATCCGCAATGCCCTGCACTTCCTGGGCTTCCTGCGACGTCTAATTGGCTATGTCAAGTCTCGTCTGCGTTCAGGGCATGTGACCCAGGAGGGCCCGGCCGCCTTTTTGCGAGACCTTTATGAGAAGGTTTGCATAGAGCGGAAGCCGATGAGGTGAGTGGGTCAGTTGTATCAGGAATGATGTGTCAGTCTGTTCCTCCcgtcctctgtctctcccccctccccccgatGTGGTTCCCCATCCTCCTTCCTGTAATGAGCGCTGCCTCTGATGCTGTAGGTTCTGTGCGGAGCGGCTGCGCTCGCTCACACGGACGCTGGAGATTGCAGACATCACGGACCTGTCTCCTCTCATCCTCATCACTAACTTTGCCACGCTCGTCAGCACATACACTAAAGGTGAGAGTCCGGGTGCCGTCCCGTCCTCCGAGATTTGCCTCGTCTCTGCTCCTCACATTTGGACCTTTGTCCCTCAGGTTTCATGATCATCATTGAGCCATTTGAAGACCGGACGCCAACGATCAGTAACCCGGTGTTGCACTTCAGGTGACCCCAGTCTATAGACTCCAGCTGGTGGGGGGTGGGCAGTTGTGAGGATCCGCGGGCACCGGTGGGCTGCGGGGGCTGTTGTATGTCCTATGGCTGCTCCTCTTCCCTGATCCTTAGGTGTTAGGTTCTTCTATTTGGCCCGGAGCCCCCGTGGTTGCGTCTCACACGTGTTTTCTTCTCCTCTGCAGCTGCCTGGACTCGTCGCTCGCTATAAAGCCAGTGTTCCAGAGGTTTCAGTCCGTCGTCATCACATCTGGGGTACGAGGCGCTCACGTACCTTGCGTTGTTGCGCACCCCAACACACGTCTCCTCACCTGTAACTCCTGTCTCCCTCCCACAGACCCTCTCCCCACTGGACATCTACCCTAAAATTCTGGACTTCCGGCCTGTAACCATGGCAACGTTCACTATGACACTGGCCCGGGTCTGCCTGTGTCCGATGGTAATAAGCATGCGTGACATGGTCCGAGGAGAGGGGCACCGCCAGGAAGGATGGTAACCATGGCAACCAGACCATAATGTCACCATCTGTACGATCTCCGCAGGTTGTCGCCCGAGGAAACGACCAAGTCTCGATGAGCTCCAAGTTTGAGACGAGGGAGGATCTGGGTAAGAGATTGTGTCCTGTGTCTCCATGGTCGCGATGCGTCATATGACTGACCTCTGACCCCACAGCCGTCATGAGGAATTATGGGAATCTTCTCCTGGAGATGTCCGCTGTGGTCCCTGATGGGATAGTGGGATTTTTCACCAGTTACCAGTATATGGAGAACATTGTGGCTTCGTGGTACGAGCAGGTGGGTTACTCCTAATGTGCGGGGTCAGTAGATGCCCCCCAGGGTCAGCGAGAGCCGCTAACCATTACTATCATCCATTGTGTCCCACCAGGGAATCCTGGAGAACATCCAGAGGAACAAGCTGATCTTCATAGAGACCCAGGATGGGGCCGAGACCAGTGTGGCCCTGGAGAAGTATCAGGAGGTGAGGTCAGGGACGGGGCCCGAGGCTCCAAAGGGGTCCGGCGTCTCACCTTCAGTTATAATTTCAGGCCTGTGAGAACGGACGTGGAGCCATCTTACTGTCTGTCGCTCGGGGAAAAGTGTCTGAAGGAATCGATTTCGGTGAGTAGCGGATAGGTGTCATGTGACCGCGGCCTCTGTATTATGTCACATGACCGTGGCCTCTGTACGTCACCGTGGTCTCTGTATTACGTCGCGTGACTATGGCCTCTGTATTACGACATGTGACCGTGGCCTCTGTATTGTGTCACGTGACTGTGGCCTctgtattacatcatgtgaccctgCGTCTGCTCCTCCCCCACAGTCCACCATTACGGCCGAGCTGTGATCATGTTCGGGGTCCCGTACGTCTACACCCAGAGCCGGATCCTGAAGGTGCGTGCTCGGACCCTGTGGCTGATTGCATCTTCTCCTCGCGCAGTATGACGTCTGGTCTTCTCCTCGCGCAGTGTGACGTCTGGTCTTCTCCTCGCGCAGTGTGACGTCTGGTCTTCTCCTCGCGCAGTGTGACGTCTCGTCTTCTCCTCGCGCAGTGTGACGTCTCGTCTCCTCCTCGCGCAGTGTGACGTCTCGTCTTTTCCTCACGCAGTGTGACGTCTTGTCTCCTCCTCGCGCAGAGTGACGTCTCGTCTCCTCCTCGCGCAGTGTGACGTCTTGTCTCCTCCTCGCGCAGTGTGACGTTTTGTCTTTTCCTCGCGCAGTGTGACGTCTTGTCTTTTCCTCGCGCAGTGTGACGTCTTGTCTTTTCCTCGCGCAGTGTGACATCTCGTCTTTTCCTCGCGCAGTGTGACGTCTCGTCTTTTCCTAGCGCAGTGTGACGTCTCGTCTTCTCCTCGCGCAGTGTGACGTCTCGTCTCCTCCTCGCGCAGTGTGACGTCTTGTCTCCTCCTCGCGCAGTGTGATGTCTTGTCTCCTCCTCGCGCAGTGTGACGTCTTGTCTCCTCCTCGCGCAGTGTGACGTATCGTCTTTTCCTCGCGCAGTGTGACGTCTCGTCTTTTCCTCGCGCAGTGTGACGTCTCGTCTTTTCCTCACGCAGTGTGACGTCTCGTCTTTTCCTCGCGCAGTGTGACGTCTCGTCTTTTCCTCGCGCAGTGTGACGTCTTGTCTCCTCCTCGCGCAGTGTGACGTCTTGTCTCCTCCTCGCGCAGTGTGACGTCTTGTCTCCTCCTCGCGCAGTGTGACGTCTCGTCTTTTCCTCGCGCAGTGTGACGTCTCGTCTTTTCCTCGCGCAGTGTGACGTCTCGTCTTTTCCTCGCGCAGTGTGACGTCTCGTCTTTTCCTCGCGCAGTGTGACGTCTCGTCTTTTCCTCGCGCAGTGTGACGTCTTGTCTCCTCCTCGCGCAGTGTGACGTCTGGTCTCCTCCTCGCGCAGTGTGACGTCTTGTCTCCTCCTCGCGCAGTGTGACGTCTCGTCTTTTCCTCGCGCAGTGTGACGTCTCGTCTTTTCCTCGCGCAGTGTGACGTCTCGTCTTTTCCTCGCGCAGTGTGACGTCTCGTCTTTTCCTCGCGCAGTGTGACGTCTCGTCTTTTCCTCGCGCAGTGTGACGTCTCGTCTCCTCCTCGCGCAGTGTGACGTTTTGTCTTTTCCTCGCGCAGTGTGACGTCTTGTCTTTTCCTCGCGCAGTGTGACGTCTTGTCTTTTCCTCGCGCAGTGTGACGTCTCGTCTTTTCCTCGCGCAGTGTGACGTCTCGTCTTTTCCTAGCGCAGTGTGACGTCTCGTCTTCTCCTCGCGCAGTGTGACGTCTCGTCTCCTCCTCGCGCAGTGTGACGTCTTGTCTCCTCCTCGCGCAGTGTGATGTCTTGTCTCCTCCTCGCGCAGTGTGACGTCTTGTCTCCTCCTCGCGCAGTGTGACGTATCGTCTTTTCCTCGCGCAGTGTGACGTCTCGTCTTTTCCTCGCGCAGTGTGACGTCTCGTCTTTTCCTCACGCAGTGTGACGTCTCGTCTTTTCCTCGCGCAGTGTGACGTCTCGTCTTTTCCTCGCGCAGTGTGACGTCTTGTCTCCTCCTCGCGCAGTGTGACGTCTTGTCTCCTCCTCGCGCAGTGTGACGTCTTGTCTCCTCCTCGCGCAGTGTGACGTCTCGTCTTTTCCTCGCGCAGTGTGACGTCTCGTCTTTTCCTCGCGCAGTGTGACGTCTCGTCTTTTCCTCGCGCAGTGTGACGTCTCGTCTTTTCCTCGCGCAGTGTGACGTCTCGTCTTTTCCTCGCGCAGTGTGACGTCTTGTCTCCTCCTCGCGCAGTGTGACGTCTGGTCTCCTCCTCGCGCAGTGTGACGTCTTGTCTCCTCCTCGCGCAGTGTGACGTCTCGTCTTTTCCTCGCGCAGTGTGACGTCTCGTCTTTTCCTTGCGCAGTGTGACGTCTTGTCTCCTCCTCGCGCAGTGTGACGTCTTGTCTCCTCCTCGCGCAGTGTGACGTCTCGTCTTCTCCTCGCGCAGTGTGACGTCTTGTCTCCTCCTCGCGCAGTGTGACGTCTTGTCTCCTCCTCCAGGCTCGCCTCCAGTTCCTGCGAGATCAGTTCCACCTGCGCGAGAATGATTTCCTGACGTTTGATGCAATGAGACACGCGGCGCAGTGCGTCGGCCGAGCCATCCGCGGGAAGACGGACTACGGGATCATGCTGTTTGCTGATAAGGTAATGTGACCCCTCCGGCTGTTCATGGATCTGTTATTCCTAATGTGGCCTAATCTGCATGGAGTTGGGGTCCTGCAAGACAAATCATTAATCCCGACGCAGTATAAACGGCATCGCCAATGGTTTTCTTTATCCCGGCCACACTAAGCAATGGCATGTTATGTGGCTGCTGACAGGATGACTCCGCCCATGTGTACATGTAATATAGCTGCTGACAGAATAACTCCGCCCATGTGTACATGTAATATAGCTGCTGACAGGATGACTCCGCCCATGTGTACATGTAATATAGCTGCTGACAGAATAACTCCGCCCATGTGTACATGTAATATAGCTGCTGACAGGATAACTCCGCCCATGTGTACATGTAATATAGCTGCTGGCAGTATGGCTCCGCCCATGTGTACATGTAATATAGCTGCTGGCAGTATGGCTCTGCCCATGTGTACATGTAATATAGCTGCTGACAGGATGGCTCCGCCCATGTGTACATGTAATATAGCTGCTGGCAGTATGGCTCTGCCCATGTGTACATGTAATATAGCTGCTGACAGGATGGCTCCGCCCATGTGTACATGTAATATAGCTGCTGGCAGTATGGCTCTGCCCATGTGTACATGTAATATAGCTGCTGACAGGATGGCTCTGCCCATGTGTACATGTAATATAGCTGCTGACAGGATGGCTTTGCCCATGTGTACATGTAATATAGCTGCTGACAGGATAACTCCGCCCATGTGTACATGTAATATAGCTGCTGGCAGTATGGCTCCGCCCATGTGTACATGTAATATAGCTGCTGACAGAATAACTCCGCCCATGTGTACATGTAATATAGCTGCTGACAGGATAACTCCGCCCATGTGTACATGTAATATAGCTGCTGGCAGTATGGCTCTGCCCATGTGTACATGTAATATAGCTGCTGGCAGTATGGCTCTGCCCATGTGTACATGTAATATAGCTGCTGACAGGATGGCTCCGCCCATGTGTACATGTAATATAGCTGCTGGCAGTATGGCTCTGCCCATGTGTACATGTAATATAGCTGCTGACAGGATGGCTCCGCCCATGTGTACATGTAATATAGCTGCTGGCAGTATGGCTCTGCCCATGTGTACATGTAATATAGCTGCTGACAGGATAACTCCGCCCATGTGTACATGTAATATAGCTGCTGGCAGTATGGCTCCGCCCATGTGTACATGTAATATAGCTGCTGGCAGTATGGCTCTGCCCATGTGTACATGTAATATAGCTGCTGACAGGATGGCTCCGCCCATGTGTACATGTAATATAGCTGCTGGCAGTATGGCTCTGCCCATGTGTACATGTAATATAGCTGCTGGCAGTATGGCTCTGCCCATGTGTACATGTAATATAGCTGCTGACAGGATAACTCCGCCCATGTGTACATGTAATATAGCTGCTGACAGGATGGCTCTGCCCATGTGTACATGTAATATAGCTGCTGACAGAATAACTCCGCCCATGTGTACATGTAATATAGCTGCTGGCAGTATGGCTCTGCCCATGTGTACATGTAATATAGCTGCTGACAGAATAACTCCGCCCATGTGTACATGTAATATAGCTGCTGACAGGATAACTCCGCCCATGTGTACATGTAATATAGCTGCTGGCAGTATGGCTCTGCCCATGTGTACATGTAATATAGCTGCTGGCAGTATGGCTCTGCCCATGTGTACATGTAATATAGCTGCTGGCAGTATGGCTCTGCCCATGTGTACATGTAATATAGCTGCTGACAGGATAACTCCGCCCATGTGTACATGTAACATAGCTGCTGGCAGTATGGCTCTGCCCATGTGTACATGTAATATAGCTGCTGGCAGTATGGCTCTGCCCATGTGTACATGTAATATAGCTGCTGGCAGTATGGCTCTGCCCATGTGTACATGTAATATAGCTGCTGGCAGTATGGCTCCGCCCATGTGTATATGTGATGATCTGTGTCTCCCTCACAGAGATACGCACGCTCCGATAAGAAGGGAAAACTTCCTCTGTGGATTCAGGAACATCTGACAGACGCCAACCTGAACCTGACGGTGGACGAGTGCATTCACCTCTCCCGACACTTCCTGAGGGAAATGGCGCAGCCTTTCCGCAGGGCGAGTTATTTATTTTAAACCTTCTACAGAGGCGATAGAGGACATTATGTGTTATGCATTTGATACTGACCTTTGTCTCTGCCCGTGTCCTCCGTCTCTGCTCGTGTCCTCCGTCTCTGCTCGTGTCCTCCGTCTCTGCTCGTGTCCTCTGTCTCTGCTCGTGTCCTCTGTCTCTGCTCGTGTCCTCTGTCTCTGCTCGTGTCCTCTGTCTCTGCTCGTGTCCTCTGTCTCTGCTCGTGTCCTCTGTCTCTGCTCGTGTCCTCTGTCTCTGCTCGTGTCCTCTGTCTCTGCTCGTGTCCTCTGTCTCTGCTCGTGTCCTCTGTCTCTGCTCGTGTCCTCTGTCTCTGCTCGTGTCCTCTGTCTCTGCTCGTGTCCTCTGTCTCTGCTCGTGTCCTCTGTCTCTGCTCGTGTCCTCTGTCTCTGCTCGTGTCCTCTGTCTCTGCTCGTGTCCTCTGTCTCTGCTAATGTCATTGCTCTCTGCTCATTTCCTCGCTCACTGCTAATGTCCTCAGTCTCTGCTCATGTCCTCGGTCTCTGCTCATGTCCTCTGCTCATGTCCTCTGCTCATGTCCTTGCTCTCTGCTCATGTTCTCGCTCTCTGCTTATGTCCTCTGCTCATGTCCTCTGTCTCTGCTCATGTCCTCGCTCACTGCTAATGTCCTCGCTCACTGCTAATGTCCTCTGTCTCTGCTCACGTCCTCGCTCTCTGCTCACGTCCTCGCTCTCTGCTCACGTCCTCGCTCTCTGCTCGTGTCCTCGCTCTCTGCTCGTGTCCTCGCTCTCTGCTCGTGTCCTCGCTCTCTGCTCGTGTCCTCGCTCTCTGCTCGTGTCCTCTGTCTCTGCTCGTGTCCTCGCTCACTGCTAATGTCCTCGCTCACTGCTAATGTCCTCGCTCTCTGCTCATCTCCTCTGCTCATGTTCTCTCGCTCTTCTGTAGGAGGACCAGCTTGGTTTGTCTCTGTTGACGTTGGAACAGCTGCAGTCGGAGGAGATGCTTCAGAAGATCCAGGAGATCGCTCATCAGGTGTGACCTCCGGAGACGTGAGCTGGATGTGTGAGGGACCTCGACTGCCGGATGAGACCCCAGGTCATCCTCCAGTCCTGACTTGTGTCCAGGACGTGACCTGTGGATAGTGGTGCCTGTGGTGGTGGCCTCTGTGGTGGCTCTTGTAGTGTCCTCTGTGGTGGCCTCTGCGGTGGACTTCGTGGTGGTTTCTGTATAAGTTTTTACATATAGAATAAATTGCTCCATTTTTCACCAGTGCTGTACTGGTCATTACTGGGCTGCTGTCATTGGCGCAGTGTGTGACTGATCGCGTGCACCCCAGGATTGAGGACGTCTCCCCCTTCGCTCCCGCTCTACACATTTCTGTCTCTTGCCCCGGTGATATTTTCAGGTTAGGTATCagtgactgtcacaaaccaccggggggggtcactcagaaatcccccgcgctggctaccagtacgtcacaatcggggggtaacaagtgggggtcacccctcctttatacctcccgaccgacagacagagcacgtgacgcgctctctagcgcccctcttatagtcaggccaattatggaattgcccgacaataagcaaggaggccgctatactacttatgccgattattgaagggtccccggtgagagtagggtatatattcccccgacctccgcgggcggaatatataaaacctccctgaatctcactggcc is part of the Anomaloglossus baeobatrachus isolate aAnoBae1 chromosome 9, aAnoBae1.hap1, whole genome shotgun sequence genome and encodes:
- the ERCC2 gene encoding general transcription and DNA repair factor IIH helicase subunit XPD isoform X1, whose protein sequence is MKLNIEGLLVHFPYEYIYPEQYSYMLELKRTLDAKGHGVLEMPSGTGKTVSLLSLIVAYQRTYPLEVTKLVYCSRTVPEIEKVVEELRKLTDYIQAQTGEKLNFLALALSSRRNLCVNPEVSALRFGKEIDGRCHSLTASFVRAQRQRDPSVPSCRFYEEFDAIGRESPLPPGIYNLDDLRTLGRQRGWCPYYLARHALAQCNVIVYSYHYLLDPKIADQVSRELAKKSVVVFDEAHNIDNVCIDSMSVTITRRTLERCQSNIDTLNTAIQKIKETDEQKLKQEYARLVEGLREATVARETDVYLANPVLPDEILQEAVPGCIRNALHFLGFLRRLIGYVKSRLRSGHVTQEGPAAFLRDLYEKVCIERKPMRFCAERLRSLTRTLEIADITDLSPLILITNFATLVSTYTKGFMIIIEPFEDRTPTISNPVLHFSCLDSSLAIKPVFQRFQSVVITSGTLSPLDIYPKILDFRPVTMATFTMTLARVCLCPMVVARGNDQVSMSSKFETREDLAVMRNYGNLLLEMSAVVPDGIVGFFTSYQYMENIVASWYEQGILENIQRNKLIFIETQDGAETSVALEKYQEACENGRGAILLSVARGKVSEGIDFVHHYGRAVIMFGVPYVYTQSRILKARLQFLRDQFHLRENDFLTFDAMRHAAQCVGRAIRGKTDYGIMLFADKRYARSDKKGKLPLWIQEHLTDANLNLTVDECIHLSRHFLREMAQPFRREDQLGLSLLTLEQLQSEEMLQKIQEIAHQV
- the ERCC2 gene encoding general transcription and DNA repair factor IIH helicase subunit XPD isoform X2, producing the protein MPSGTGKTVSLLSLIVAYQRTYPLEVTKLVYCSRTVPEIEKVVEELRKLTDYIQAQTGEKLNFLALALSSRRNLCVNPEVSALRFGKEIDGRCHSLTASFVRAQRQRDPSVPSCRFYEEFDAIGRESPLPPGIYNLDDLRTLGRQRGWCPYYLARHALAQCNVIVYSYHYLLDPKIADQVSRELAKKSVVVFDEAHNIDNVCIDSMSVTITRRTLERCQSNIDTLNTAIQKIKETDEQKLKQEYARLVEGLREATVARETDVYLANPVLPDEILQEAVPGCIRNALHFLGFLRRLIGYVKSRLRSGHVTQEGPAAFLRDLYEKVCIERKPMRFCAERLRSLTRTLEIADITDLSPLILITNFATLVSTYTKGFMIIIEPFEDRTPTISNPVLHFSCLDSSLAIKPVFQRFQSVVITSGTLSPLDIYPKILDFRPVTMATFTMTLARVCLCPMVVARGNDQVSMSSKFETREDLAVMRNYGNLLLEMSAVVPDGIVGFFTSYQYMENIVASWYEQGILENIQRNKLIFIETQDGAETSVALEKYQEACENGRGAILLSVARGKVSEGIDFVHHYGRAVIMFGVPYVYTQSRILKARLQFLRDQFHLRENDFLTFDAMRHAAQCVGRAIRGKTDYGIMLFADKRYARSDKKGKLPLWIQEHLTDANLNLTVDECIHLSRHFLREMAQPFRREDQLGLSLLTLEQLQSEEMLQKIQEIAHQV
- the LOC142250295 gene encoding uncharacterized protein LOC142250295, with amino-acid sequence MYTWAEPYCQQLYYMYTWAEPSCQQLYYMYTWAEPYCQQLYYMYTWAEPSCQQLYYMYTWAEPYCQQLYYMYTWAEPYCQQLYYMYTWAELSCQQLYYMYTWAELFCQQLYYMYTWAEPYCQQLYYMYTWAELSCQQLYYMYTWAKPSCQQLYYMYTWAEPSCQQLYYMYTWAEPYCQQLYYMYTWAEPSCQQLYYMYTWAEPYCQQLYYMYTWAEPSCQQLYYMYTWAEPYCQQLYYMYTWAEPYCQQLYYMYTWAELSCQQLYYMYTWAELFCQQLYYMYTWAESSCQQLYYMYTWAELFCQQLYYMYTWAESSCQQPHNMPLLSVAGIKKTIGDAVYTASGLMICLAGPQLHAD
- the LOC142251322 gene encoding uncharacterized protein LOC142251322: TWAEPYCQQLYYMYTWAEPYCQQLYYMYTWAEPYCQQLYYMYTWAEPYCQQLCYMYTWAELSCQQLYYMYTWAEPYCQQLYYMYTWAEPYCQQLYYMYTWAEPYCQQLYYMYTWAELSCQQLYYMYTWAELFCQQLYYMYTWAEPYCQQLYYMYTWAELFCQQLYYMYTWAEPSCQQLYYMYTWAELSCQQLYYMYTWAEPYCQQLYYMYTWAEPYCQQLYYMYTWAEPSCQQLYYMYTWAEPYCQQLYYMYTWAEPYCQQLYYMY